The bacterium sequence ACAAAAAAATTCTTCGATCACTACCTTCGCGGCGCGGATAATGATTATGAATCCGAACCGGTAGGGCAATATTTTTTGATGGGCAGCAACATATGGATAGAAACGGATAATTGGTATTCGCTTATCGACGATACCGATACGCTTTACATTCATCAAGACGGCCATCTATTTCCATTGGTTGCACCGATATGGGGCACACCTCCGGATTCGTTCGTTTACGATCCGCGTGATCCCTCACCAGCTTATGGGTTCAACAGATTCAATCCAGCGGAACCGGGGCTTATATCCGGTCCGCGCGATATGCGCGATTCTGTGGAAAACCGGGATGACAATCTAATCTACTCGACCGATATACTAACCGAACCTTTGACTATTATCGGAAGGATCAAAGCGAAATTATTCGTCGAGTCGAATTGCCTCGATACGGATTTCGCGATCCGCATCTCAGATGTCTATCCAGACGGACGCTCGATGATTTTAACTCAAGGCATTCTTAGAGGCCGTCTTCGCGATACGCTTGGAGTCGAACACCTTATGGTTCTCGATAGCATTTATGAAATCGATATTGAAACCGAGGTTATTGCGCAGACTTTTCTTCCGGGACACAAGCTTCGTTTAGTAATTACATCGTCAATATATCCTCATTTTCATGCGAATATCAACGATGGCGGTTCTATGTATGATGAAGGCGACACAACTGTTGCAACGAATTTCATTCATCATAACGAGGCACTGCCCTCCGCGCTGATCTTGCCATTGAGTAGCGAGCTTCGCATTTCAGAGCGTTCAATAGCAACTAAACCGAACGATTTCTCCCTCCGTGCCTACCCGAATCCGTTCAATTCGGCGGTGCGGATAAGCCTCGACTTCGGAAGCAAATCGGCGAAGGCGTTGAGCACGTCGCCCCCCAGCGCGTGCCGGGTCGAGATTTACGATATAAACGGACGGCGCGTCGCGGAAATTTCTGTTAACGGGAGCGAATCGGCGAAGGCGTTGAGCACGAACGCCTCCGGCGCGTGCCGGTGGCAACCCGACGCCGCAATCGGCTCTGGGGTCTATTTCGTGAGAGCGCATTTTAATGATGCGACTGCATCACGCAGAATCTTGTATATAAGATAATATCAGGAGAGTCCGGCAGTGCGTCACCAGTGTAATTAGAGGATTATTAACAGATAACCACCCTTCTCCTCACTTACAATTAAATTCCGTTGCAATAATTGCCTGAATCCTTTATTGTATAATTAGAGATTAAAATAAAAAACCTGTTAGGAGAATTCGAATGAGTCGAAAAACATTTATTGCAGCAGTTGTTTGCTGTTGCGCCTTTTCTGTCATTGCGGAAGTTAAACAAATTGGATTCATGACACAGGGAATATCGCATTCGACATATGATAATATGACGTCTGTGCTCGAAAGCGCAGATTTTCATTGCGAAATCCACGAGTTTTGGGATTTCACTACTGCAACAGCCGATACCTTCGATTCGCTGGATATTTTTATCGTCCCTAATGCTTCGTATCTAACCACTCCGGACGCCATACGCGATCATTTCGGGCCGATCATACGCCCATGGGTCGAGTCCGGTGGTTTGTTGATTGTTTTTTACAGGGTTGGCATCTGCTTCATCAACGATGTCAGCCTTTCGCGAATCGGCGACTATTCCTCCTTCGACAGCACGCTCTATATTGCAGATGCTGGCCATCCGGTTGCCTCCGGGGTTGATCCCTCTTTCCTTGGAACCGGTAATTGTTGCATTACAGACGATTGCCCCGATTACACTCCAATTCTAACAAATCATGCCGAAATACGCGTTAACTCGGGATTCGAAGAACTTGTCTCCGGTTGCGTTGTCTTTCTCGGATGGGATTATACATTCCGTTCGGAAAATCAAGATTCAATTTTCACGAATGCAATTCGCTATTGGTCGATGGTTTCCGAAGGCCCGATTTGCAGGAGTGTTTTCCCTCACGATGGCTCCTGGGTTTCATCGGACACGGCAATTGTGCTGGATTTCTTCGACTCCGATGGTCTCGACGCCGCGACAGCCTCGGTAATCGTAAACGGTGTTACCTATAGCGTTCTCGATCCTGAGTTGACCATATCCGGTGATAGCCTTATTTTCGAACCTACAACATCCTGGGTCGATGGCGATACGATCACATTCGAACTTGTGGGTATCGAAGACGCACTCGGTCACGAATCCCCAGACAGCGGCCTCAGTGTAACATATTATATCGATAAAGCAACGCCGTTTATTACATATCGCGAACCCGACTCTGCAGTCGTTTTCACCGAGACGCCGACCGGCGCACTCATTCGTTTTGCGGATGCTGGTTGCGGTATTGACAGCATTGGCTGGAGCCTTAATATCGAGGGCGTCGATGTCGATCCTTCCGGTGCTGGGGTCTATCTCGAAGGCGATTCTACGGTGATCTTGGATTTTGCTAGCGCGGGGATATCCATTACTTCGGGCGATACTGCGTTTATTTCGCTTTCATTATGGGATGCACCGGATGTCGGCGCGGCGAATACTGTGGAACTATCCTGGTGGTTCCTCGTAGCCACCGGTATCGCGGATGTAGCCACGCCGGATAATTTTGCAATCTCGGCGTATCCGAACCCCTTCAATTCGGCGGTTACAATTTCTTTCGACGGCATAGGGGCAATTCATGAATTGCCCCTATGCGTGGAAATCTTCGACCTCGCCGGTCGGCGCGTAGCGCGTTTGCCCTCACCCTCGGTCCCTCTCCCAGGGGGAGAGGGAGGGAATTCCTTCTCCCTTTGGGAGAAGGTGGCCGAAGGCCGGATGAGGGCCGAATATATCTGGCAACCCGACGCCGCAATCGGTTCCGGCGTCTATCTCGTCCGCGCAACATTTCCGCAACAGACGACTTCAGCCGCCTGCACGAAGCGGGTGGTGTATTTGAAATGACGCCGACTCCGCCAAAGGCGGTTGAGGCCAAACGCCCGTCGGCGCGTGCCGACCGAAACGGGTGGTGTATCTAAAGTAGTATTATGTCATTAGATTACAGATTTAGTTGAGACCTTAGGTTAAGGCCGCAGTTGTGGTAATCAGGTATCAAAATTGCTTCCTCATTGGAAGGACATCGATTATTTCTAATACCCACTACCTTTTAACTTTTTAAATTATAACTTGACAATTCAAAAACCTGTGTATAGTATTTCGTTTCTAGAATCAACCGATATGGAGGTAACGATATGAGAAAAAAAATACATCCTAAATACTACCAGGCGAAGGTCACCTGCGCTTGTGGAAGTAGTTGGACTGTTGGAAGCACCAAAAAAGAGATACAGCTTGATCTATGTTCCGCATGCCATCCTTTCTTCACAGGAAAACAGAAAATGGTTGACACCGCCGGTCGTGTGGAAAAATTCCGCAGAAAGTATGGCATCGTCGATAAAACGGCTGAAGCCATACAGAAAAAGAAATAACTCGATTTCGAGCTTGGTTTCAAAAAAACCGCCATCATTGGCGGTTTTTTGTTGTTTTATATTTCTAAAGCTATATTTTAAAAAGTTAATTCTTTGCAAGGAGAAAAATATGAATGATTTCTTTAGAAAAATTGAAACCAATTTCAAAAGCAGGGGAACATGCCTTTGTGTCGGACTCGACCCTGATCCTCTTAGAATCCCCGAGCGATATAAATCAAGCACAACCCCGATTTACGATTTTCTCGCGGACATTGTAAATGCAACCTCCGACTTGGTTTGTTCATATAAACCTAACATGGCCTTTTTCGAGTCTGCCGGCCCCGAAGGCCTTATTCAGCTTGCTAAGCTAATCGAACACATTCGCAATGTCGATCCGGAGATACCGATTATACTCGATGCCAAACGCGGCGACATCGGTAACACAGCAAAACATTATGCCACGACTATTTTCGATACCTATTCCGCCGATGGCACCACAGTCAATCCATACATGGGTGCAGATACACTAGAATCCTTTACTGATCGGCAAGAAAAAGGTGTCTTCGTCCTTTGCCTCACTAGCAATCCCGGCTACATCGATTTCGAAAACCTATCCGTTAAGGGCGATCCATTGTTCATCCATGTTGCGCGGAAGATGGCCGAGATAAACAGGAATGAGAATATCGCGCTGGTTGTAGGTGCAACACATCCGGCTGAGGCCGAAAAAATCCGCAATATCGCACCCGATCTACCTTTCTTGATGCCCGGCATAGGAGCTCAAGGCGGCGATCCCGCAATGATTATGAAGATTGGTAAAACCGCGAGCGGGCTTCCACCGATAGTTAACAGCTCCCGGAGCATCCTTTATCCAAAGGATGCTACTACTGCCTCCACGCGTGAAGCTGCACTCAAAACAAGAGACTTATTAAACAAATATATTAATTCCTAAGGAGATAAAATGCCGGAAAAAGATATTCTACAACGCCTTACAGAAACCGAAGCCATGCTCGAAGGGCACTTCCTTCTCAGCTCGGGTTTGCACTCGAATAAGTATATCCAATGTGCCAAGCTCCTTCAATATCCCGATAATGCCACCTGGGTTGGCGAAAAACTCGCTGAAAAGGTTTCAGTCGATGGTATAGAATTGGTCGTCAGCCCTGCAATTGGGGGGATAGTTATTGGCCAGGAGGTTGCCAAGGCGCTAGGAGTGCCTCATATATTCGTTGAAAAGGTTAACGGCACACCAACGCTTAGACGCGGTTTTTCAGTCAAGCCGGGGGCTAAGATTCTTGTTGTGGAGGATGTTATCACCACTGGTAAATCGACTAAAGAGGTTATCGATGTCATCGATGGCACAGGTGGCAAAGTCGTTGCTTTTAGCGCCATGGTTGACCGTGGTGGTTCAGCAAATATAAAGCTTCCTTTTGCGGCGCTATTGAAACTCGATATCGAGGTTTTTCAGCCTAACGACTGCCCTCTATGTAAATCCGGTATCCCGGTGGTTAAACCCGGCAGCAGAATACAAAAGAAATAGGCCAATTTTTTCACTTCTTACAACTATTTGATTGCTTAAAGAAGGCGCTTTTCTCAGCTACATCTCGCTGTCACGATTTTTGCTATTTTTAAGTTTTTGGTAGTAATATACATTTTCCCGCGCAAAAATCCCCATCGACCACCCCTCTGTCACGAAATTTGCATAGCGGGCAAATTTCGTGACATCGTCCTTCCCCGCGCCAGCGAGGGTTTTTTCTGGCGAAATAACAGCTTTTTTTATATTTGGGATTGCCTCTTATAT is a genomic window containing:
- a CDS encoding CocE/NonD family hydrolase, with the protein product MFIIVVVLSLSLSTFALDTLWTPIDIPTRTGDSLAADIYTLDSTAAKPVILIQTPYNKADYRFASFMLDTSDTSGFWDIQHYNFVILDWRGFYASTSAGSTGYDRGLDGYDAVEWIASQSWCNGKIGTYGGSALGDIQFKTAHHQPSNLLCAAPWIKTYKTRYTNYYYGGVYKKEYVEALDFLGFIATSVILSRPLYSFVWQYIENNSDYPEDFKVPMLMLSGWFDHYPADIIEDFHEIRSRSDISVRDKHKLIMGPWTHSGVGQSMQGELEYPAAADFEKPITKKFFDHYLRGADNDYESEPVGQYFLMGSNIWIETDNWYSLIDDTDTLYIHQDGHLFPLVAPIWGTPPDSFVYDPRDPSPAYGFNRFNPAEPGLISGPRDMRDSVENRDDNLIYSTDILTEPLTIIGRIKAKLFVESNCLDTDFAIRISDVYPDGRSMILTQGILRGRLRDTLGVEHLMVLDSIYEIDIETEVIAQTFLPGHKLRLVITSSIYPHFHANINDGGSMYDEGDTTVATNFIHHNEALPSALILPLSSELRISERSIATKPNDFSLRAYPNPFNSAVRISLDFGSKSAKALSTSPPSACRVEIYDINGRRVAEISVNGSESAKALSTNASGACRWQPDAAIGSGVYFVRAHFNDATASRRILYIR
- the pyrF gene encoding orotidine-5'-phosphate decarboxylase produces the protein MNDFFRKIETNFKSRGTCLCVGLDPDPLRIPERYKSSTTPIYDFLADIVNATSDLVCSYKPNMAFFESAGPEGLIQLAKLIEHIRNVDPEIPIILDAKRGDIGNTAKHYATTIFDTYSADGTTVNPYMGADTLESFTDRQEKGVFVLCLTSNPGYIDFENLSVKGDPLFIHVARKMAEINRNENIALVVGATHPAEAEKIRNIAPDLPFLMPGIGAQGGDPAMIMKIGKTASGLPPIVNSSRSILYPKDATTASTREAALKTRDLLNKYINS
- the rpmE gene encoding 50S ribosomal protein L31, translating into MRKKIHPKYYQAKVTCACGSSWTVGSTKKEIQLDLCSACHPFFTGKQKMVDTAGRVEKFRRKYGIVDKTAEAIQKKK
- the pyrE gene encoding orotate phosphoribosyltransferase, producing the protein MPEKDILQRLTETEAMLEGHFLLSSGLHSNKYIQCAKLLQYPDNATWVGEKLAEKVSVDGIELVVSPAIGGIVIGQEVAKALGVPHIFVEKVNGTPTLRRGFSVKPGAKILVVEDVITTGKSTKEVIDVIDGTGGKVVAFSAMVDRGGSANIKLPFAALLKLDIEVFQPNDCPLCKSGIPVVKPGSRIQKK